In Listeria monocytogenes, the following proteins share a genomic window:
- a CDS encoding aspartate-semialdehyde dehydrogenase: MQTDDFITVLDGKEPIFSGVVKQSQESSGVFTYSGFDLRLILDRVQMNYLLKRSLVSSAVYTGGSFAILKNTIQLAFPAANIIAQVDEDRTTFSLSPRMQTAFGFHRSNCVSNDITYQLFIVSNRRLLLKGKYLRDKRREVVLLTDITHTQGEVIRNTKEAYNQILGLGSGEDNNRDYHFIDNKASTDYASCFVYDIRENITHAELVQRTVAKQKELQFEYTVKFYTLKNNVAQLGQEYDIGDYVSFRMQDGALVDDLVSAYTINIDKGILSPRYELETGIKKGSLTAKLKDLKEGGYK, translated from the coding sequence GTGCAAACAGATGACTTCATCACTGTTCTCGATGGGAAAGAGCCTATATTTTCTGGAGTAGTGAAGCAGTCTCAAGAGAGCAGCGGAGTTTTTACCTATTCAGGTTTTGACCTCCGGCTAATACTTGATAGAGTACAGATGAATTATTTGCTTAAACGAAGCCTAGTAAGTTCTGCTGTATACACGGGGGGCTCTTTTGCCATTCTAAAAAACACAATACAACTAGCTTTTCCCGCTGCAAACATCATTGCACAGGTAGACGAAGATAGGACTACCTTTTCCCTCTCGCCGCGTATGCAAACTGCCTTCGGGTTTCATCGTTCGAATTGTGTTTCTAACGATATCACTTACCAGCTTTTTATTGTATCTAACAGAAGACTATTACTGAAGGGCAAATATCTGCGAGACAAGCGCCGAGAGGTCGTTTTACTAACGGATATCACGCACACGCAGGGCGAGGTAATTAGGAATACGAAAGAAGCTTATAATCAGATACTCGGTCTTGGCTCAGGTGAGGATAACAATCGGGATTATCACTTCATAGATAATAAGGCAAGCACCGATTATGCGAGCTGTTTTGTCTATGATATCCGGGAGAACATTACACATGCTGAGCTAGTTCAACGGACAGTAGCAAAGCAAAAAGAGCTACAGTTTGAGTACACAGTAAAGTTCTATACGCTTAAGAACAATGTTGCTCAGCTTGGTCAAGAGTATGATATTGGCGACTATGTGAGCTTTAGAATGCAAGACGGCGCTTTAGTAGATGATTTAGTTTCAGCCTATACAATCAACATCGATAAAGGAATTCTATCGCCGCGCTACGAGCTAGAGACAGGTATCAAAAAAGGCTCACTCACTGCAAAACTAAAAGATTTAAAAGAAGGAGGTTATAAATAG
- a CDS encoding phage holin gives MKINWKVRVKSKVFWVSVIPLVLVLAQQLLGWFGVTIPADTINKQALDFVNSVFLLLGVLGVVNDPTTPGASDSELVQNRKDEE, from the coding sequence ATGAAAATTAATTGGAAAGTACGAGTAAAGTCTAAAGTTTTCTGGGTATCAGTTATTCCGCTGGTGTTAGTCCTTGCGCAGCAATTGCTCGGCTGGTTTGGTGTGACAATTCCTGCGGATACGATTAACAAACAAGCATTAGATTTTGTAAATTCAGTGTTCTTGCTGCTAGGTGTCCTAGGTGTAGTTAATGACCCAACCACCCCTGGCGCAAGTGATAGCGAGCTAGTTCAAAATAGAAAGGATGAGGAATAA
- a CDS encoding N-acetylmuramoyl-L-alanine amidase family protein — protein sequence MATVNGVLFRQNLVSSSKYGIKAPNRMDAKKITVHNTYNDATAQNETDYCKNNNNEVSFHVAVDDKEAIQVVPFDRNAWHCGDGGNGYGNRNTIGVEICYSKSGGSKYTKSEQNAIKYIAGLCVQQGIAATKDTIKKHQDWSGKYCPHRVLAEKRWPALQQAIIDEYKRITSKNPNRHSGAVVDSVPMLSKTDFKSSPVRMYKAGTAILVYEHNKYWYKAYVNDKLCYIYKSFCVSNGKKDAKGRIPVKIKSAKDLRIPVWDNTRLNSGKIKWYAPYTKLSWYDNRKGYLELWYTKDGWYYTANYFLK from the coding sequence ATGGCTACAGTTAACGGGGTACTTTTTAGGCAAAATCTAGTCTCTAGCTCAAAATATGGCATCAAAGCGCCGAACCGTATGGATGCAAAAAAAATTACTGTACACAATACGTACAATGATGCTACAGCACAAAATGAGACAGATTACTGTAAAAACAACAATAACGAAGTTAGCTTTCATGTTGCAGTAGATGATAAAGAAGCCATTCAAGTTGTGCCATTCGACCGTAACGCCTGGCACTGTGGTGATGGTGGAAATGGATATGGAAACAGGAATACCATCGGTGTAGAGATTTGTTACAGCAAATCTGGAGGTTCCAAATATACAAAATCAGAGCAAAATGCAATCAAGTATATTGCAGGGCTATGCGTACAGCAAGGAATTGCAGCTACGAAGGATACCATTAAAAAACATCAAGACTGGTCTGGGAAGTATTGCCCGCATCGAGTTTTAGCCGAAAAACGCTGGCCAGCGCTACAACAAGCGATTATAGATGAATATAAGCGTATTACATCTAAAAATCCAAACCGGCATTCTGGGGCAGTAGTGGATAGTGTACCTATGCTATCCAAAACGGACTTTAAATCAAGTCCAGTTCGTATGTACAAGGCAGGGACAGCGATACTTGTTTATGAGCATAACAAATACTGGTATAAAGCCTATGTCAACGATAAATTATGCTATATCTATAAAAGTTTTTGTGTTAGCAACGGCAAGAAAGATGCGAAAGGTCGTATACCTGTTAAGATTAAATCCGCGAAAGATTTACGGATTCCGGTTTGGGATAATACACGGCTGAATTCGGGGAAAATTAAGTGGTACGCACCTTACACAAAACTGTCATGGTACGATAATAGAAAGGGCTATTTGGAGTTGTGGTATACGAAAGATGGATGGTACTACACAGCTAATTATTTCTTAAAATAA
- a CDS encoding AcrIIA4 family anti-CRISPR protein: protein MAGYLKRYAEDRGWTLYRLAKESHLSDSTLRTADLTTLNKLSVINIKKISEAVGETPGEVLDDLIKFEERVEKMNISELIREIKNKDYAVRLEGTDDNSITKLIIDVDNDGNEYVISESKNESIAEKFASTFKNGWNKEYEDEEEFYNDMQSIILKSELN, encoded by the coding sequence ATGGCTGGGTATTTAAAAAGATACGCTGAAGATAGAGGATGGACGCTGTATAGATTGGCAAAAGAGTCTCACTTAAGCGACTCGACACTTAGAACAGCGGATTTAACAACTCTGAACAAGTTATCGGTCATAAACATTAAGAAGATAAGTGAAGCCGTTGGAGAGACACCGGGCGAGGTGTTAGATGATTTAATTAAATTCGAGGAGAGGGTGGAAAAGATGAATATTAGCGAACTGATTAGAGAAATCAAAAACAAAGACTATGCAGTACGATTGGAAGGGACGGATGACAATAGCATCACCAAGCTAATCATTGATGTCGATAATGATGGAAATGAGTACGTAATTTCTGAAAGCAAAAATGAGTCTATAGCTGAAAAGTTTGCATCTACCTTCAAAAACGGCTGGAATAAAGAGTATGAAGATGAAGAAGAATTTTATAATGATATGCAATCAATCATCTTAAAAAGTGAGTTAAACTAA
- a CDS encoding TM2 domain-containing protein: MAKVIKIESDSAIVLKDNGETIDVLLDCFTFSPDTGDEVEVYKHGEELIVNKKVEKTSENPNINIVNNTSQNQEQAQEQKQEQTQTVITEIRFSGQNEGKLVNKWVYVALALLLGTFGAHKFLAGKNGQGVLYIVFCWTGIPSIVSFIEGIVAIFKKANDANEILIQ, translated from the coding sequence ATGGCAAAGGTCATTAAAATTGAAAGTGATTCTGCAATAGTACTAAAGGATAATGGGGAAACAATTGACGTTTTATTAGATTGTTTTACATTTAGTCCAGACACTGGAGATGAAGTCGAAGTTTATAAACACGGGGAAGAACTAATTGTTAATAAAAAAGTCGAAAAAACTAGTGAAAATCCTAACATTAATATCGTTAACAATACCTCTCAAAACCAAGAGCAGGCCCAAGAACAAAAACAAGAGCAAACTCAAACTGTTATCACAGAAATTCGGTTTTCAGGACAAAACGAAGGAAAACTAGTTAATAAATGGGTTTATGTCGCTTTAGCTCTTTTGCTTGGAACATTCGGTGCACATAAATTTTTAGCAGGAAAAAACGGTCAAGGCGTTCTTTACATAGTATTTTGCTGGACTGGTATTCCTTCCATTGTATCGTTTATAGAAGGAATTGTTGCTATATTTAAAAAAGCGAATGATGCTAACGAAATTCTTATTCAATAA
- a CDS encoding MerR family transcriptional regulator, with protein MSFSIGEFSELVDIPSSTLRFYEKEGLITPERDKNNLRTYSEEDANWLKFLLHLKGAGLSIKELKQYTIWRAAGDSTISERLNMLKEKKIVLVQEIENLQKNLDTVVRKIGIYEEKVAKLDV; from the coding sequence ATGTCCTTTTCCATCGGTGAATTTTCCGAACTAGTTGACATCCCCAGTAGCACCCTGAGATTTTACGAAAAAGAAGGATTAATAACCCCTGAACGCGACAAAAACAACTTGCGCACTTACAGCGAAGAAGACGCCAATTGGTTGAAATTTTTGCTACATTTAAAAGGCGCCGGATTATCAATAAAAGAATTAAAACAATACACCATTTGGCGCGCAGCAGGCGACAGCACCATTTCCGAACGATTGAATATGTTGAAAGAGAAGAAGATTGTTTTGGTGCAAGAGATTGAAAACTTGCAGAAAAATTTGGATACAGTGGTTAGGAAGATTGGGATTTATGAGGAGAAGGTTGCGAAGCTGGATGTTTAG
- a CDS encoding aldo/keto reductase, with translation MDKRRLGTTGLVTSELGFGCMGLNYHRGPAKNRNEMIEVVRAAMDSGITMFDTAEVYGPYTNEELVGEALSSKRNHVQIATKGGFKIDGLNNEVDSRPESLKAAVEGSLKRLKTDYIDLYYIHRIDPSIPIEEVAGTIKQLKQEGKILHWGLSEASAKTIRRAHKVERLATVESEYSIWWREAEQEIFPALEELGIGLVAYSPLGRGYLSGKLDINTNFTENDNRGGLPRFQKEAMKANQVLLDFMKEIADEQNVTTAQLAIAWILDQKPWIVPIPGTTRQSRIKENIAATKIHFDDAARQKIATALSQIEIVGDRYSAAENKRIGK, from the coding sequence ATGGATAAGAGACGATTAGGCACGACTGGCTTAGTTACATCAGAACTCGGATTTGGTTGTATGGGGCTCAATTATCATCGTGGTCCGGCGAAAAATCGGAATGAAATGATAGAAGTCGTTCGCGCCGCAATGGATTCTGGTATTACAATGTTCGATACCGCCGAGGTTTATGGTCCTTATACAAATGAAGAACTTGTAGGAGAAGCTTTGTCTAGCAAAAGAAATCATGTTCAAATTGCAACGAAAGGTGGCTTTAAAATCGATGGTTTAAATAACGAGGTTGATAGCCGCCCAGAAAGTCTCAAAGCAGCAGTGGAAGGATCGCTAAAACGCTTAAAAACTGATTACATTGATCTGTATTACATTCATAGAATTGACCCTTCTATCCCAATTGAAGAAGTTGCCGGAACTATCAAGCAGTTAAAGCAAGAAGGAAAAATTCTACACTGGGGGCTTTCCGAGGCAAGCGCCAAAACCATCCGACGAGCTCACAAAGTAGAACGTCTAGCAACAGTGGAAAGTGAATACTCCATCTGGTGGCGAGAAGCCGAACAGGAAATATTTCCGGCTTTAGAAGAACTCGGCATCGGCCTTGTCGCATATAGTCCTCTCGGTCGAGGCTATTTATCTGGTAAGCTTGATATCAATACTAATTTTACTGAAAATGACAACCGCGGCGGCCTACCAAGATTCCAAAAAGAAGCCATGAAAGCCAACCAAGTGCTGCTCGATTTTATGAAAGAAATAGCCGACGAGCAAAATGTCACAACAGCTCAGCTTGCCATCGCCTGGATTCTCGACCAAAAACCATGGATCGTCCCAATTCCCGGAACAACAAGACAAAGTAGAATAAAAGAAAATATCGCCGCCACTAAAATTCATTTTGATGATGCAGCACGACAAAAAATAGCTACTGCTTTATCTCAGATTGAAATAGTTGGTGACAGGTACTCAGCTGCCGAAAATAAACGCATCGGAAAATAG
- a CDS encoding Crp/Fnr family transcriptional regulator — MKYIEYHDYIKRDAIIYAYLLDNFSYVCKQIKAWESITIDREHVLLVKSGTLIEESDGKKKGIVRCFFEKNLIFPTRNPVVLKALETSEICLISAEGVFGKLEEDQILSNFFLQIAEKNEQDLKRQALLGTENSKNKVVSTLNFLLENNLSNTTLPVFPEWLQINILAKLANCSISTISSTVNELHNKGMLDIKSSPWKLKGREMRLEYFERDVQKVAD, encoded by the coding sequence ATGAAGTACATTGAATACCATGATTACATTAAAAGAGATGCTATTATTTACGCATATTTACTTGATAATTTTTCTTACGTTTGTAAACAAATTAAAGCGTGGGAAAGCATTACGATAGATAGAGAACACGTATTATTAGTAAAGAGCGGGACTTTAATAGAAGAAAGTGACGGCAAGAAAAAAGGGATTGTACGCTGTTTCTTTGAAAAGAATCTCATTTTCCCAACTAGAAATCCAGTGGTATTGAAAGCTTTAGAAACATCTGAGATTTGTTTAATTAGCGCGGAAGGCGTATTTGGGAAATTAGAAGAAGATCAAATTTTATCCAATTTCTTTTTACAAATAGCAGAAAAAAATGAACAGGACCTCAAGAGACAAGCTCTACTTGGTACCGAGAATTCGAAAAATAAAGTTGTTTCTACTCTTAACTTTTTATTAGAAAATAATTTATCTAATACCACATTACCGGTTTTCCCAGAGTGGCTTCAAATAAATATTCTGGCTAAGCTAGCGAATTGCTCCATTTCCACGATATCTTCTACTGTAAATGAATTACACAATAAAGGAATGCTGGACATTAAATCTTCCCCATGGAAACTTAAAGGACGCGAAATGAGACTTGAATACTTCGAAAGAGATGTTCAAAAAGTAGCGGATTAA
- a CDS encoding ATP synthase F0 subunit C (Produces ATP from ADP in the presence of a proton gradient across the membrane. Subunit C is part of the membrane proton channel F0) — protein sequence MDLVVACSVIGAALAIGLATLGAAIGQGIAVSRATEIIGKNPNAKKEVMGGLFLGLLMIVALMLFALAIAVILLWVNPFI from the coding sequence ATGGATTTAGTAGTTGCATGTAGCGTAATTGGCGCCGCACTCGCAATTGGGCTTGCGACTTTGGGAGCTGCAATTGGACAAGGAATCGCGGTAAGTAGAGCAACAGAAATTATCGGAAAAAACCCGAATGCAAAAAAAGAAGTTATGGGAGGCCTCTTTTTAGGGCTTCTAATGATTGTTGCATTAATGCTTTTTGCACTGGCAATCGCAGTCATCTTGCTGTGGGTTAACCCGTTCATATGA
- a CDS encoding F0F1 ATP synthase subunit delta, giving the protein MEKLIQTIVLYGIFAVGFLYLLYFTLQKLENILTSFFYEISQDKSLEKESLLRRLKRQKVATNQEEQKNRQLAIEAEQKETIFLEEIDQLVARNRQYEQELQLWKNETPTQIVEVPSVETTPHAPFKSLSSCVNEIVQKVFITSEEEEAQLFTEAIREFDALVRVEKIRLALPYKVLLRLFEMHKPEELHAFTKSFEEFNERASKLSVKQIYQSSYLSPEQKLKVMREDGTLDGLNHQFVEFLFYMLTHFSYRQTRGLYRNYLEVYNVHFYTGLIRVDVANEESATHFDKLWRPTHTSYKIEYQVQKELIGGVIINYGTKSIDMSYQELIKRTTEKMESEVRL; this is encoded by the coding sequence ATGGAAAAGTTGATTCAAACAATAGTCCTTTATGGAATTTTTGCAGTTGGTTTTTTGTATTTACTATATTTCACCTTGCAAAAACTGGAAAACATTTTAACGAGCTTTTTTTACGAAATTAGCCAAGACAAGTCGCTTGAAAAAGAAAGTTTATTACGTCGCCTAAAACGACAAAAAGTTGCTACAAATCAAGAAGAACAGAAAAATAGGCAATTAGCTATTGAGGCAGAACAGAAAGAGACCATTTTTCTAGAAGAAATCGATCAGTTAGTTGCTCGAAATAGACAATATGAACAAGAATTACAACTTTGGAAAAATGAAACACCAACACAAATTGTGGAAGTTCCAAGTGTTGAAACAACGCCGCATGCACCGTTTAAATCGCTAAGTAGCTGCGTTAACGAAATCGTCCAAAAGGTTTTTATCACATCTGAGGAAGAGGAAGCGCAACTATTTACAGAGGCAATTCGTGAATTTGATGCTTTAGTCCGAGTTGAGAAAATTCGTCTAGCCCTTCCTTATAAGGTTCTTTTGCGATTATTTGAAATGCACAAACCGGAAGAATTACATGCATTTACGAAGTCGTTTGAAGAGTTTAACGAGCGTGCAAGCAAGCTTTCTGTGAAACAAATTTACCAGAGTAGTTATTTATCACCGGAGCAAAAACTAAAAGTGATGCGTGAAGACGGCACATTAGATGGATTAAATCATCAATTTGTTGAATTTCTATTCTATATGTTGACGCATTTCTCTTATCGTCAAACGCGTGGACTTTATCGGAACTATTTAGAGGTTTATAACGTTCACTTTTATACAGGGCTGATTCGTGTAGATGTTGCTAATGAAGAATCAGCAACTCATTTTGATAAGCTGTGGCGACCAACACATACAAGCTATAAAATCGAGTATCAAGTTCAAAAAGAATTAATTGGTGGAGTTATTATCAATTATGGAACAAAGTCGATTGATATGAGCTATCAGGAACTAATCAAGCGCACAACAGAAAAAATGGAATCGGAAGTGAGACTTTGA
- a CDS encoding F0F1 ATP synthase subunit alpha, translated as MKTIHFDMNKYETPVDLEYLKEHGRVEKISDGVIFSSGLENAALHQAVIIDDKHRGVILELNEEFVGIGLIDKTNNILEGMTVSVTDHFIEVNLFEDMAGRIIDTTGKMLYDVSDEQPTASSPLFCVTPAIMTIDSVTRPLNTGLAVIDSITPIGRGQRQLILGNRQSGKTQIAVDTIINQHDQNVHCIYVAIGLKAAYIAEVIETLRKYGAMKYSTVVATAASDSLTAQYLTPYAGMAVAEALRDQGKDVLIIFDDLTKHADAYRAITLLFNRPPGREAYPGDSFYIHSSLLERAVQMNPEHGGGSITAIPMIETLSDDVTAYIPTNVISITDGQLFLKSDLFNRGQKPAVDVGVSVSRIGGDAQHPIIRKLSKNLTLILSQFEELKELLDFGNALDEGSMKMVTDGRMLTELFKQNILSPLSVPELIAILYAFQNGFLNKMAPTNVQSFKGLLLEKAHAHPDFASFSNQIEEISDLDEAHVKLLEEIIQEAGRPFR; from the coding sequence TTGAAAACTATTCATTTTGATATGAACAAATACGAAACCCCTGTGGATTTGGAATATTTAAAAGAACATGGCCGGGTTGAGAAAATCTCTGATGGTGTAATTTTTTCTTCTGGCTTAGAAAATGCAGCTCTTCACCAAGCGGTTATCATTGATGATAAACATCGCGGGGTAATCCTTGAGCTAAATGAAGAATTTGTTGGTATCGGTTTAATTGATAAAACAAATAATATTTTAGAAGGAATGACTGTGTCTGTTACGGATCATTTCATCGAAGTAAATCTCTTTGAAGACATGGCAGGGCGAATTATTGATACAACCGGAAAAATGTTATACGACGTAAGTGATGAGCAGCCAACCGCTAGTTCCCCGCTATTCTGTGTAACGCCAGCCATTATGACAATTGATAGCGTTACTCGCCCGCTGAATACAGGTCTGGCAGTAATCGACTCCATAACGCCGATTGGGCGAGGGCAACGTCAATTAATTCTTGGGAATAGACAGTCTGGGAAAACCCAAATCGCTGTGGATACAATCATTAATCAACATGATCAAAATGTGCATTGTATCTATGTAGCAATTGGCCTAAAAGCAGCATATATTGCTGAAGTAATTGAAACACTGCGCAAATATGGCGCGATGAAATATTCAACAGTAGTTGCGACAGCCGCAAGTGATTCTCTTACCGCCCAATATTTAACCCCTTATGCGGGAATGGCGGTCGCAGAAGCATTACGTGACCAAGGAAAAGACGTTTTAATTATTTTTGATGACTTAACGAAGCATGCGGATGCTTATCGAGCGATTACATTGCTCTTCAACCGTCCACCTGGTAGGGAAGCTTATCCGGGCGATAGTTTCTATATCCACTCTAGTCTCTTAGAAAGAGCGGTACAAATGAATCCAGAGCATGGCGGAGGCTCTATTACAGCGATACCAATGATTGAAACTTTATCTGATGATGTAACTGCCTATATTCCAACCAATGTTATTTCCATTACGGATGGTCAGTTATTCTTAAAATCCGACTTATTCAACCGTGGTCAAAAGCCAGCGGTGGATGTTGGGGTATCAGTTTCCAGAATCGGCGGCGATGCGCAACACCCAATTATCCGTAAACTTAGTAAAAATCTGACACTTATACTTTCTCAATTTGAAGAGTTAAAAGAATTACTGGATTTTGGTAATGCACTTGATGAAGGAAGTATGAAAATGGTGACGGACGGGCGGATGCTGACGGAGCTATTTAAACAAAATATTCTAAGCCCGCTATCCGTGCCAGAATTAATTGCCATTTTATATGCATTCCAAAATGGGTTCTTAAACAAAATGGCTCCTACGAATGTTCAATCTTTCAAAGGGTTGTTACTAGAAAAAGCACATGCGCATCCAGACTTTGCGTCATTTTCTAATCAAATTGAGGAAATCAGTGACCTTGATGAAGCACACGTCAAACTATTGGAAGAAATTATTCAGGAAGCGGGGAGGCCTTTCCGTTGA
- a CDS encoding FoF1 ATP synthase subunit gamma, with protein MSSIDQARKKIKALNSTYKIVHVTELATLGKLSGLREKAEAAVSYYETILKSLRWVRKTMYAGNNIQVSEEKNITALAITSERGLCGAYNSEVFVEIDKLIESLGDQVNINWIVVGEQGHRYLTNLGQNISTYLQFSLENIDLETTTEVTADFIDQINNQEMDALYVIFTKYFNAVQSEAMCEKIYPDIPEESDAESIEVDYVLDFETDDEQVEQLLLENYLCGLLYSMFRYSVASEYCMRRIAMKQAKDNIHKQHEEAVFDARKKALQQKTGELLDIISGAQTIRKEEE; from the coding sequence TTGAGTAGTATAGACCAGGCGCGAAAAAAAATTAAGGCACTGAACTCAACTTACAAAATTGTCCACGTAACAGAATTAGCAACCCTTGGAAAACTTTCTGGGTTACGGGAAAAAGCCGAAGCAGCTGTTAGTTATTATGAAACTATCTTGAAAAGTTTGCGGTGGGTTAGAAAAACGATGTATGCCGGTAACAATATACAAGTTTCCGAAGAAAAAAACATCACTGCACTTGCAATTACATCTGAACGAGGGCTTTGTGGAGCCTATAACAGTGAGGTTTTTGTTGAAATAGATAAATTGATTGAATCTCTTGGTGATCAAGTGAATATTAACTGGATTGTCGTGGGCGAACAAGGGCATCGTTATTTAACGAATCTAGGTCAGAATATAAGCACCTATTTGCAATTTTCGCTTGAAAATATTGATTTGGAAACAACTACAGAAGTGACAGCAGATTTTATTGATCAAATTAATAATCAAGAAATGGATGCTTTATATGTCATTTTCACGAAGTATTTCAATGCAGTTCAATCAGAAGCAATGTGTGAAAAAATTTATCCGGATATTCCTGAAGAATCGGATGCGGAGTCAATCGAAGTTGATTATGTGCTTGATTTTGAAACGGATGACGAACAAGTAGAGCAGCTGTTACTGGAAAACTATCTATGTGGTCTGCTTTATAGCATGTTCCGTTATTCGGTAGCTAGTGAGTACTGTATGCGCCGGATTGCGATGAAACAAGCGAAAGATAACATTCATAAACAGCATGAAGAAGCCGTTTTTGATGCTAGAAAAAAAGCATTACAACAAAAGACCGGTGAGTTGCTAGATATCATCAGTGGTGCACAGACGATCAGGAAGGAAGAAGAGTAA
- the atpD gene encoding F0F1 ATP synthase subunit beta encodes MKKHTGTIISISGFVLKIEFNECELPEISHALEYETHQGTYLAEVVQHTGINTVSAIAIGEVSGLARGAEVVNLGHPIEVPVGETVQGRMLNVYGKAIDGLPEPEAKVKWPIFREQPLLRELDTNKEILYTGIKVIDLICPILKGGKTGLFGGAGVGKSVLMQELINNISMMGGNSVFTGVGERVREGIGLYKELESSGVLPQTTVVLGQMNESPGVRMRVALTGLTIAEYLRDEEKKDVLLFIDNVFRFIQAGSEVSSLQGKIPITGGYQSTLSKEVGDFQDRIASTKNGSITSIQCVFLPADDIDDPSAVATFSHLDSTIVLERSIAALGIFPAVNPLQSFSRALNPTFVGERHYQLAVQVKFILQRYMELQEIINVLGMAELSDEDKKLVHRARKIRNFLSQPFYVSEKFTGTEGIFVEIEDLLVSVERILSGEYDERSEREFLFIGSYKDLK; translated from the coding sequence ATGAAAAAACATACAGGAACCATTATTAGTATTAGTGGTTTTGTTTTAAAAATTGAATTTAATGAATGCGAACTCCCTGAAATCAGCCATGCGCTTGAATATGAGACGCACCAAGGGACTTATTTAGCGGAAGTCGTTCAACATACTGGAATTAATACTGTTTCAGCAATTGCAATTGGAGAAGTTAGTGGTTTGGCACGAGGAGCGGAAGTCGTTAACCTAGGTCACCCTATCGAAGTTCCTGTTGGAGAAACAGTACAAGGACGGATGTTAAATGTATATGGTAAAGCAATTGATGGGCTACCTGAGCCAGAAGCCAAAGTTAAATGGCCCATCTTTCGTGAACAACCTTTACTTCGTGAGCTAGATACAAATAAAGAAATTCTATATACAGGTATCAAAGTTATTGACTTGATTTGCCCAATTTTAAAAGGTGGTAAAACTGGACTTTTCGGTGGAGCTGGAGTTGGGAAATCAGTTTTAATGCAAGAGTTGATTAACAATATCAGTATGATGGGCGGGAATTCCGTTTTCACTGGGGTTGGCGAGCGTGTTAGGGAAGGTATCGGCTTATATAAAGAATTAGAATCCAGTGGCGTATTACCACAAACAACGGTTGTACTTGGACAAATGAATGAATCGCCGGGTGTTCGTATGCGTGTAGCCTTAACAGGTCTTACAATAGCGGAATATTTACGTGATGAAGAGAAAAAAGATGTTCTATTGTTTATCGATAATGTCTTTCGCTTCATTCAGGCGGGTTCCGAAGTATCATCTTTACAAGGTAAAATCCCGATTACAGGTGGTTATCAATCAACACTTTCAAAAGAAGTAGGAGATTTTCAAGACCGCATCGCGTCTACAAAAAACGGTTCGATTACCTCAATCCAATGTGTATTCTTGCCGGCCGATGATATTGACGATCCTTCTGCGGTTGCGACATTTAGCCATTTAGACTCAACGATTGTATTAGAGCGTTCGATTGCAGCGTTAGGTATTTTCCCAGCAGTTAACCCGCTTCAATCGTTTTCCCGGGCGCTTAACCCAACTTTTGTTGGCGAACGCCATTATCAATTAGCTGTACAAGTGAAATTTATTCTGCAACGTTATATGGAATTGCAGGAAATCATCAACGTTCTTGGTATGGCTGAGTTGAGTGATGAAGATAAAAAACTCGTTCATCGAGCGCGGAAAATTCGTAACTTCCTATCTCAACCGTTTTACGTTTCGGAAAAATTCACTGGGACGGAAGGTATCTTTGTTGAAATTGAAGACCTGCTAGTAAGTGTAGAGCGTATTTTAAGCGGTGAATATGATGAGCGTTCAGAGCGGGAATTCTTGTTTATCGGATCCTACAAAGATTTGAAATAG